DNA from Candidatus Neomarinimicrobiota bacterium:
GACCATGCCCAGGTCCGTCTGCCAGCCGGGCTGGAAGCTGCGGTAGTGAGCATCGGCGTAGGCTACCCGACGATAGTACTCGTCCATCAGTTCGTTGCGGGGCGTACCGGGCGAGGGGTCGAGCTCCTGCCAGAATTTCATCAACGCCTCGCGCTGGGCCTCACCCTTGGAAGAGCGCATTTTCTGCAGCTGCTGCCGGCTCGCCAGGTAACGCGTCTGTCTGATGGCCAGGTCCAAGTCATCGATGGATGACGCCAGACCGGTCCACTCCTTGCGTATAGTTACCGTGCGCTCTGCCATGAGTGAATCGACCTGCAGGCGAATCGTCAGCGTTTGATTTGACTTTTTCAACTCGCTCGCGGCAAACGGGATTACATGGGTCGACAGCCCCGCGCTCAGCATAAGGTGCCCGGTCGTATCGCTCAGCGTATCCTTCTTCTCAGCTTCCAGAACGTAGGTCACCTCCGCGCGCGTGGAATCCTCGGAAGGATTGCGCACCACCAGGTAGACCCGGAATGAGTCCGCCTCATCGGATACGAGGTTGTCTAGGTAAGGGATAAGTCGGTCGCGCTGCCCGGGTAATTTTTCTATTCCGGAGATGAGCACGGCATCACCTAGCGCCAGCTCACCCAAAGGATAGTCCAGCACTTCAATCTGCTCCCGGGCAGTATACCGTTGGGAGCTATCCTTGTCCCAGAGGTTAGCTACAATTTCATATTTGCCCGCAGGCAGCACGAACGAAGCCTGCGAGGTATGATACTCGTCCTCAGCCTGGGTATCCTTGTAGGCCGTCCGGATCACGCTTTCCTTCCAAATCCGGGTGCCGCGAACCATCTTGTCCTCGGCCACAGCGAAAACGGAGAGCTCATACGCAGCCCGAAAGCCATCATCCTGGGCTAGGAATACCAGCCGTTCGAGGGGTATCCTGGCAAACACGGTGAGCAGCACCGAATCAGCCAGCAACGTGGGTGCCTGGACCACCGCGAGCTGCAAAGGCGATTCCGGTTGCCTGCGTTGGAACGCTTGCGCTGCTGCCTGGTGAGCGCCCAACAGCGCGTAAACAAGTAGTGCCGCGGCAGCCAGCCGGCTAGTCAAAATATGCTCCCCAGTTAAATCGCACCACTCCCTCCTGCGTGAGGAACCAGACCCAATCCGCCGCCGGCTCAATGGCATACACAACCTCGGAAGGCAGTCCATCCCGGAGGCCAAATTTTATCAGCTGCTTATTACTCAGACTATAGAGCATGGCGCCACTGGAGGTCGCTAACCAAATGTACGACCCATATGCCGTGATTTCCAGAATCCTTGCC
Protein-coding regions in this window:
- a CDS encoding GWxTD domain-containing protein, coding for MTSRLAAAALLVYALLGAHQAAAQAFQRRQPESPLQLAVVQAPTLLADSVLLTVFARIPLERLVFLAQDDGFRAAYELSVFAVAEDKMVRGTRIWKESVIRTAYKDTQAEDEYHTSQASFVLPAGKYEIVANLWDKDSSQRYTAREQIEVLDYPLGELALGDAVLISGIEKLPGQRDRLIPYLDNLVSDEADSFRVYLVVRNPSEDSTRAEVTYVLEAEKKDTLSDTTGHLMLSAGLSTHVIPFAASELKKSNQTLTIRLQVDSLMAERTVTIRKEWTGLASSIDDLDLAIRQTRYLASRQQLQKMRSSKGEAQREALMKFWQELDPSPGTPRNELMDEYYRRVAYADAHYRSFQPGWQTDLGMVYIIYGQPDDIERHPFDVRQKPYQIWFYYGKGWRFVFVDVNLFGDYRLTTPLYPTRTY